Genomic segment of Coffea arabica cultivar ET-39 chromosome 1e, Coffea Arabica ET-39 HiFi, whole genome shotgun sequence:
CTTTCACGCATGAATATATGTTaatgttttatttacttttctctCTAATTCTAAGTTGATTTTAGCTACAAAAAGAATAACAACAGTTATAAATAAGCAGACAATTTCCCTAACTGTCTTATCCCTTCCATATTAGGCATAACTAAACCATGGATcgccaagtgataggaaggagCCGGGGGAAGACCCACTAGACAACACCCGGAAGCGGGTGGTGATAGGGAACCCGAGGTCAATCCAGACCAAGGGCAAGAGGGCGGGGCCGGAGACGGAGTGGCCACCGCTATTAACCGTATCACTGACGTCCTAGAGCGCTTGACTGAACACCAAGCTGCTGGACCAGTGCGTCATCCAGGAGGCCCAGCCGATTCTGACGATCGGGCACTAGAGAGGTTCCTAAAGTTTGGACCTCCTAAGTTCTACGGAGGACCTGAACCTGAGATAGCTGAGGGATGGTGGGAGAGAATCTCCGACATCTTTGCAGCTTTGAACTACACGGAAGAGCGGCAGGTAACTTTTGCCgcattccagtttgagggagctgcTCGCTCCTGGTGGAACTTGGTCCGGACTAATTGGGACAGGAATCATACTCCAAGGACTTGGGCAAACTTCATAAGGGAGTTCAATGCCAAATTTCTCCCACCgctcatccaagaaaagagggaggatgattTCATAAAATGTAAGCAGGGCGCGATGAGTGTCGCCGAGTATGAAGTCCAGTTCACCAAGTTATCTCGatttgctcctgaattggtaGCCACGGAGCAAAGGCGAGTCAGAAGGTTTGTGCAGGGTCTGAATGTAGAAGTGCAGGAAGGTTTAGCTGCCGTGAGGATAGATACCTTCGCGGATGCCGTCGAGAAAGCTCAGAGAGTGGAAGTAGCTAGGGCTCAAGTGAAATCTTTTCAGGCCAAGAAAAGATTTTCTCCTAGCAGCAGTCGGGAGCCGACGTATGGCAATGCTCCACCGGCCAAAGTGGGCCGAGGAACCATTGGAATGAATAGTGGAGCACCACGAGGCGCCCACGTAAGAGGAAACGGGGCCAGGAATGTGGGAGGACGAAATAACGGAACCAGAGTGGGACCGATTGGAAGGGGACAACCTAGGAATACCTCGCAGGGAAGTCGAGCAATAGTTCCCCAAATGAACTGTGCATTTTGTAAGAAACCTGGCCATACTATAGATGGTTGCTGGAAGAAGCTAGGGAAGTGTTTGAGATGCGGCAGTAGCGAGCACCAAATTGCTGGATGTCCCAAAATGCAAGGTGGGACTACCCCAAACGCTAGACCAAACACCTCTGGAGGAGGCCAGCCGACAGTTCCTGCCCGAGTGTATGCTATAGGTGACCAACCTGTACCTGATTCCTCGGAAGTGGTGGAAGGTACACTTCCGATTTTTCACCGATTAGCTAAAGTGTTAATTGACCCTGGTGCAACCCATTCATTCGTAAACCCATCTTTTATGTCTGGAATAGATGTGCAACCTGTTAGATTACCCTTCGATCTTGAAGTTAGGACACCCATGGGTAATAAGAATGTAATCACTAGCTTGGCTTATAAGAATTGTGAATTCTGGATAGGAGAGCGTAAAATGCTAGTGGATTTGATCAGTCTGGATATAAAGGGTTACGATATTATAATAGGAATGGATTTTCTAGGCCATCATCATGCTAAACTTGATTGCCGAGCAAAAGTGGTGGAATTTTGTATACCCGGTGAAGCCACCCTGAGGTTAGACGTCAAGGATAGGTTAGCATCATCTGCTATGATCTCAGGAATTCGAGCAAGGAAAATGTTGTCTAAAGGAGCGCAAGGTTTTCTAGCCTTTTTGATAAACACTCCCAGTGATCAAGTGAAGCTGGAGGATGTACCAGTGGTacgggaatttccggatgtctTTCCCGAAGAGCTAAGGGCTCTACCACCGGAAAGGGAAGTGGAATTTAAGATTGACTTGAAACCTGGAACGGCTTCAATTTCTAAGACCCCGTAtcgaatggctcctgccgagctaaaagaattgaaaattcaATTACAGGACTTGTTGGAGAagggttttgtgaaggaaagtGATTCACCATGGGGAGCACCCGTCCTATTcgtgaagaaaaaagatggaagtttgaggttatgtattgattaccgagggttaaatgaggctacaattaagaataaataccctctaccgTTGATTGATAGCTTGTTCGACCAACTGCAAGGGTCAGTGGTCTTCTCTAAGCTGGATTTAAGGCAAGGGTACTATCAGTTGAAGATCAAGAAGGAAgatatacctaagactgcttttagtacaagatatggacattttgagtttgcagtcatgccttttggattaaccaatgcaCCAGCTGCTTTCATGGACCTGATGCAGAGAATTTTTAAGAAGTATCTGGATCAGTTTGTAGTGGTTTTCATAGATGATATCTTGATCTATTCCAAGACTCGAGAGGAGCATGCTAAGCACTTAGAGGTGGTTTTGCAGATACTAAGAGAACATAAGCTGTATGCCAAATTCAGcgagtgtgagttttggttgactGAAATATCTTTTCTAGGGCACAGAGTTTCTGAAGATGGAATTGCCGTGGatccggcaaaagttgaggcCGTTATGAATTGGAAACAACCAGAAACTCCAACTGAAGTTAGAAGTTTCTTTGGTTTAGCAGGTTACTATAGGCGATTTATCCAGGATTTCTCGAAAATTGCAGGACCTATGACTGAGCTAACCAAGAAAGGGGCCAAGTTTGTCTGGACTCCGAAGTGCGAGTCAAGTTTCCAGGAACTAAAGAAGCGGTTAACATCCTTTCCCGTTTTGGTTTTACCTGATGGGGGTGAAGGTTATGCTGTATATTCTGATGCTTCCAGAGAAGGTCTGGGATGTGTCTTAATGCAAATGGGTAAGGTAGTTGCCTATGCTTCTAGGAGATTGAAACCCCACGAACAAAACTACCCAACTCATGACCTAGAACTAGCTGCAGTAATTTTtgccttgaagaaatggagacactacttgtATGGCGTGACTTTTGAGGTTTATACGGACCATAAGAGCCTCAAGTACTTGTTTTCCCAAAAGGAgctaaatttgagacaaaggcgatgggtagaatttctggaagattatgactgctcGATTAATTACCATCCAGGAAAAGCCAATGTGGTGGCTGACGCTCTAAGTAGGAAGGcccaagtagcagggttaatggtAAAAGAGTGGGATATGTTAGAAGAAATAAGTGGTTGGAACCCTCGCTTGGAGAAATTGAAGGTTTTATTTGGGAACTTATCATTGAAGTCACCGTTACTAGAGCGTATTAAGGAGACCCAGAAAATGGACCCTATGATTCGGAAGAATCTggaaaaagtgcaaaaaggggaaACCTTCAAATTAGGGCCTGAAGGGGTATTGAGGTTTCGAGATCGAATTGTGATTCCGGCAGATGAGGAGCTAAGGAAAGGAATTCTAGAAGAATCACATCGGTCGAAGTATACTATACACCCAGGTGTGACCAAGATGTATCATGATGTGAAGGGATTATACTGGTGGGAAGGTTTGAAAAAGGACGTGGCCGCGTTTGTGCAAAAATGCTTGATctgccaacaagtaaaagccGAACATCAAAAGCCCTCTGGTTTATTGCAACCGTTAgaaatccctgaatggaaatgggaacacataacaatggattttgtaacgggactacctaaaagtcaaaaaggttttGCTGCAATCTGGGTAATAGTCGATCGACTCACTAAGTCTGCACACTTCTTACCCGTAAGCATGAGTTTTTCATTGGAGAAATTGgtcaagttgtacacagaagagatcCTAAGGTTACATGGCATTCCAGTGAGTATTGTGTCTGATCGAGACCCAAGATTCGTCTCgcgtttttggcagaaatttcaggactctttggggaccaagttgaagTTTAGTACTGCGTACCATCCCCAAACCGACGGGCAAtcggaaaggacaattcaaactctggAGGATCTACTGAGGTCGTGtatactggattttggaggtaagtGGGGCCAATAtatgactttagtggaatttgcatGTAATAACAGCTATCAGGCttcgattcaaatggcaccatatgaGGCTCTGTATGGAAGAAGGTGTCGATCTTcgattcattgggatgaagttggagaaaagaaaatcgTAGATCCTACAGCCATACCTTGGATAGAAGAAGCTCAGGAGAAAGTAAAACTAATTAGAGAAAGGCTTCAAGttgctcagagtagacaaaagagctacgccgacacaaggaggaaagatttggaattcAAAGTAGGAGACAAGGTTTTCCTcagaattaaacccttgaagggCGGAGTAGTGTCTAAGAAAGGTAAGAAGCTGAAGCCAAGGTATATCGGACCTTtcgaaattttgaaaagaattggATTAGTAGCGTATCAATTGAAGTTGCCTGCAAGCATGGCTAAGATTCACGATGTATTTCATGTTTCCATGCTTAGGAAATATTATTCTGATCCAAGTCACGTGCTGCCACTAGAAGGAATTGAGGTGGATGAGACGTTAACGTATGAAGAAGGACCGGTCaggattttggaaagagaaatgaaggaactgagaaataagaaaattcctctggtgaagattttatggaagaatcatggactcgaggaagcaacttgggagttaGAAGAACAAATGCAGAAAAAGTATCCCGATTTATTTATCCAGAATGTgcgaattttgaggacaaaattcattgtaaggaggggaggatgtgagaaccttgaattttgcagTTTAATATCAATGCATAATtcaatttcacttttatttagcATTCGTattccttaatttttttttctctagtaTTACTTTCACTCGCTTTTATATactagtgcatatttcattcgTAGTTCTTATTCTAATCTACAccattattttatttgttttaaataagtaaataaaaataattttcgtGTGCAAAATAATATAACGGTGCTAACTATTAAAGCACTTAACTTTGCTACACTAAGTTAATAATTCTTGAGTTACAGAAAGTTTACTCCTTGAAAATAATTCCTTAATTTTTGTTATATAGCTAATTCTAATTTCGAATAAGGTTAAGTGTAGTTAGAAATCTTAATATTTTTATGCAACCGATAAATTCTAGATAAAAACAATACAAGTATTCTAAGCATACTTAAGACGTAAAAATTTCGATAATCAAAGCCTTGCAAGATTAGCGAagaattaggcgttcaaatcacatttggggataatttttggagCTAAGTTAGAACTAAGGACTTAAGTGGATAATAGGAGgagaagtgaaaagactaaactacCCCTCACAATGTCACAAATTACCCCACGGCCATAACCATTCCACGCACCGCCAAACACTCCCTCGGACACAATGATCTTGCACCTCTCCATCCGGCCAATGCTCTTCTTCACCATCTGCGCACTCAATCCTCACCAACACTCCACCTCCACATTGTTATCATCGACCGAGAGTGAAGGAAGGTGAGCTGCACCATATAGCCGAGAGTGAGGGAGGAAGCTGTGAGCTGCAATTTCATTTCTGGTTCTGTCCGCAAGTATcgaagagggaggagaggaggaGAAGCTGTGAGCAAACTTTCCTCTGCATTCTCCAAGCTCAGCCGGTTGCTTTCCAGCTTCCACCATCACCAGCTGCACCCACTACAACCCAACCAGAACCAGCTTACCTGTGTGTGAGgagaagagccgagagagagggatAGACTTCAGCATCCTGTCGAGTGAGTGAGCATCTTGTGAGGTAAATTTCTGAACTGTAAAATGGTTAACCAGAGGTAGTATAAGCAAGCTTTGGACTTGCATGTGAGGACTTTAAGCTCGGATGATGTAATTAGCCATGTGATAATTTGATGTTAAGCTACCAGAAACTGGTTTGGAAGAGAAAGTAGTACTGCCGTGAGTTTGAGCTGGGATGTTGTagctttaaattgttgtttGTGGGATGATCAATGGTTGAATTTGTGTATTAATCACCTGAAAACAAGATGATAaagtcatgcatgaatttaactAGCCTGAAT
This window contains:
- the LOC140016108 gene encoding uncharacterized protein, translating into MGRLKVFEQFVFPMIVLEQFECMENGNGHANGSEASNGHIEPLRATYAYPNELVLSLDDERRQLKDANFTLSQDVEELSIMVDTQFDRIAELEQRVAAEHARLEAARVEIARQRSRVTRLAERMRDRSVGIRADAAMMIDEATSILQSEGAGGRPTRQHPEAGGDREPEVNPDQGQEGGAGDGVATAINRITDVLERLTEHQAAGPVRHPGGPADSDDRALERFLKFGPPKFYGGPEPEIAEGWWERISDIFAALNYTEERQVTFAAFQFEGAARSWWNLVRTNWDRNHTPRTWANFIREFNAKFLPPLIQEKREDDFIKCKQGAMSVAEYEVQFTKLSRFAPELVATEQRRVRRFVQGLNVEVQEGLAAVRIDTFADAVEKAQRVEVARAQVKSFQAKKRFSPSSSREPTYGNAPPAKVGRGTIGMNSGAPRGAHVRGNGARNVGGRNNGTRVGPIGRGQPRNTSQGSRAIVPQMNCAFCKKPGHTIDGCWKKLGKCLRCGSSEHQIAGCPKMQGGTTPNARPNTSGGGQPTVPARVYAIGDQPVPDSSEVVEGTLPIFHRLAKVLIDPGATHSFVNPSFMSGIDVQPVRLPFDLEVRTPMGNKNVITSLAYKNCEFWIGERKMLVDLISLDIKGYDIIIGMDFLGHHHAKLDCRAKVVEFCIPGEATLRLDVKDRLASSAMISGIRARKMLSKGAQGFLAFLINTPSDQVKLEDVPVVREFPDVFPEELRALPPEREVEFKIDLKPGTASISKTPYRMAPAELKELKIQLQDLLEKGFVKESDSPWGAPVLFVKKKDGTAFMDLMQRIFKKYLDQFVVVFIDDILIYSKTREEHAKHLEVVLQILREHKLYAKFSECEFWLTEISFLGHRVSEDGIAVDPAKVEAVMNWKQPETPTEVRSFFGLAGYYRRFIQDFSKIAGPMTELTKKGAKFVWTPKCESSFQELKKRLTSFPVLVLPDGGEGYAVYSDASREGLGCVLMQMGKVVAYASRRLKPHEQNYPTHDLELAAVIFALKKWRHYLYGVTFEVYTDHKSLKYLFSQKELNLRQRRWVEFLEDYDCSINYHPGKANVVADALSRKAQVAGLMVKEWDMLEEISGWNPRLEKLKVLFGNLSLKSPLLERIKETQKMDPMIRKNLEKVQKGETFKLGPEGVLRFRDRIVIPADEELRKGILEESHRSKYTIHPGVTKMYHDVKGLYWWEGLKKDVAAFVQKCLICQQVKAEHQKPSGLLQPLEIPEWKWEHITMDFVTGLPKSQKGFAAIWVIVDRLTKSAHFLPVSMSFSLEKLVKLYTEEILRLHGIPVSIVSDRDPRFVSRFWQKFQDSLGTKLKFSTAYHPQTDGQSERTIQTLEDLLRSCILDFGGKWGQYMTLVEFACNNSYQASIQMAPYEALYGRRCRSSIHWDEVGEKKIVDPTAIPWIEEAQEKVKLIRERLQVAQISKREERRRSCEQTFLCILQAQPVAFQLPPSPAAPTTTQPEPAYLCVRRRAEREG